In the genome of Pelobacter seleniigenes DSM 18267, one region contains:
- a CDS encoding VOC family protein yields the protein MAAEESSKPKLVGINHVALEVGDIDAALGFYGYFFSFTLRSRSEDMAFIDLGDQFLALSRKENRQPDRERHFGLVVNDRSGLRERLEEHDVELVEGKGLNFRDPWGNFVQVVEYADIQFSKTAGVLHGMGLKLHKNSVAQQQLREKDMLDP from the coding sequence ATGGCCGCGGAAGAATCCTCAAAACCGAAACTGGTCGGCATCAACCATGTTGCCCTGGAAGTCGGCGATATTGATGCCGCTCTGGGCTTTTACGGCTACTTCTTCTCCTTCACTCTGCGCAGCCGCAGCGAAGACATGGCTTTCATCGACTTAGGCGACCAGTTTCTGGCATTGTCCAGAAAGGAGAACCGACAGCCGGACCGCGAGCGTCATTTCGGCCTGGTGGTCAATGACCGCAGTGGTCTCAGGGAAAGGCTGGAAGAACACGATGTTGAGCTGGTTGAAGGAAAAGGCCTGAACTTTAGAGACCCTTGGGGAAATTTTGTCCAGGTGGTCGAATATGCAGATATTCAATTCAGTAAAACAGCCGGGGTCTTGCATGGCATGGGGCTCAAACTCCATAAAAATTCCGTCGCCCAGCAGCAGTTGCGGG
- a CDS encoding aminopeptidase — protein sequence MKKLLIIFGLLATLLSLAACGGDLGYYLQCARGHIDVMQRSVPISNLVADPQTPEQLKLRLENVQQMRDFAIFELGLPDNDSYRSYADLDRPYVVWNLVAAKEFSLQPRKWCFPVAGCVSYKGYFHKDAATEQAQELRKDGYEVDLYGVQAYSTLNWFADPVLNTFINASETRLAGLLFHELAHQVVYIKGDSAFNEAFAMTVQMEGVRRWLQSRASTEEWQRYLDHERQATLFQHFLRETRQKLANLYARDLPVEEMRRQKQEIIANALQHYQGLEKTGAIDGRFDRWMAQGLNNARLASVATYRDLQPGFQNLLSSCNGDLKLFYQKVEELSRLPRQQRLATLQQGTPPKA from the coding sequence ATGAAAAAGCTGCTGATCATTTTCGGACTTTTGGCCACCTTGTTGTCCCTGGCTGCCTGCGGTGGAGACCTTGGCTACTACCTGCAGTGTGCCCGAGGCCATATCGATGTCATGCAACGCTCGGTGCCAATCAGCAACCTGGTCGCCGACCCGCAGACTCCTGAACAGCTGAAGCTTCGGCTGGAAAATGTTCAACAAATGCGTGACTTCGCCATTTTCGAACTGGGCCTGCCGGACAATGACAGTTATCGCAGCTATGCCGACCTCGACCGCCCCTATGTGGTTTGGAACCTGGTCGCGGCCAAGGAATTTTCCCTGCAGCCGAGAAAATGGTGTTTCCCGGTTGCGGGTTGTGTCTCCTACAAAGGCTATTTCCATAAAGACGCGGCAACCGAACAAGCACAGGAGTTGCGAAAAGACGGTTACGAGGTCGATCTTTACGGGGTCCAGGCTTATTCGACTCTGAACTGGTTTGCCGATCCGGTCCTCAACACCTTCATCAACGCGTCGGAAACCCGCCTTGCTGGGCTGCTGTTTCACGAACTGGCCCACCAGGTGGTTTACATCAAAGGGGACAGCGCCTTTAACGAAGCCTTTGCCATGACCGTGCAGATGGAAGGCGTCAGACGCTGGCTGCAAAGCCGGGCTAGCACAGAGGAATGGCAGCGTTACCTCGACCATGAGCGGCAAGCAACGCTTTTTCAGCACTTTTTGCGGGAAACCCGACAAAAACTGGCAAACCTTTATGCCCGGGACCTCCCTGTCGAAGAGATGCGCCGCCAGAAACAGGAGATCATTGCCAATGCACTGCAGCACTACCAAGGTCTGGAAAAAACCGGTGCAATTGACGGACGTTTTGATCGCTGGATGGCGCAGGGACTCAACAATGCCCGGCTAGCTTCCGTTGCCACATATCGTGACCTGCAACCCGGGTTTCAAAACCTGCTCAGCAGCTGCAACGGCGACCTGAAGCTGTTCTATCAAAAAGTCGAAGAACTCAGCCGGCTGCCGCGCCAACAGCGGCTGGCAACGCTGCAGCAAGGGACACCTCCAAAGGCCTGA